The Thermodesulfovibrionales bacterium genomic sequence GTTACCGATGTCGTTGTCCTTGTTGTCGCTGCCGATGACGGCGTCAAGCCTCAGACCGTCGAGGCCATCGATCATGCGAAGGCCGCAAATGTGCCGATCGTCGTCGCGATCAACAAGATCGACAAGCCCGAGGCGAACCTTGAGCGCGTCAGGAATGAACTCGCTGAGCACGGCATCGTCTCCGAGGCCTGGGGGGGACAGAACATCTTTGTCGAGGTCTCTGCAAAGAAACGCATAGGGATCGAACATCTCCTCGAGATGATACTCCTCCAGGCAGAGATCATGGAGCTTAAGGCGAACCCTGAACGGATGGCCAAGGGTACCATCATCGAGGCACGCCTCGACAGAGGAAGGGGTCCCGTTGCGACAGTCCTGGTGCAGACAGGCACACTGCAGGTGGGCGAGGCCTTTCTGGCGGGGACGAACGTTGGGAAGGTTAGGGCTCTTATTGACGATACAGGAAAACGTATCCACGAGGCGCATCCGTCAACCCCTGTCGAAGTGATCGGGTTCTCTGATGTTCCGACTGCTGGGGACACGTTCTTTGCCGTGGAAGATGAGAAGAAGGCAAGACAGATAGCGATGGTGAGACACCAGAAACAGAGGCTCGCTGAGATAGCGAAGCAAAAGAAACTGACCCTCGATGATCTCTATTCAAAGATCAAGGAAGGGGAGATCAAGGACCTCAACATCATCATCAAGGGTGACGTGCAGGGTTCTATTGAGGCGCTGAAGGACGCCTTCGAGCACATTGTCCATGCCGAGGTCAAGGTGAGGGTCATTCACGCGTCCGTTGGCGCAATCAATGAATCGGATGTTATGCTCGCCGCCGCATCAAACGCCATCATCATGGGCTTTAATGTGAGACCTGAACCGAAGGCCTATCAGCTCGCCGAAAGGGAGGGCGTCGACATGCGCCACTATAACATCATCTATGTGGCGATTGAGGATGTGAAAAAGGCCCTTGAAGGGCTCCTGGAGCCGACGCTCAAAGAGAAGATACTCGGTAGGGCCGAAGTCAGGGAGACCTTTCAGGTCTCGAGGCTCGGAACAATCGCAGGGTGCTATGTCCTTGACGGAACCATAAGCCGTGCCAGTGACGGCATAAGGATCATTCGTGACAATATCGTCATCTATGGGGGAAAGATTTCATCCCTCAAGAGATTCAAAGAGGACGTACGGGATGTTCAGACGGGATACGAATGCGGGATCATGATCGAAAACTATAACGACCTCAAGGTAGGCGACATCCTTGAAAATTACGTCATCGAAAAGATAGCGGGAAAACTCTAACTTCAGAGATAGGGCAACGATGCATTATCCTTCCCCCATTCCTTGCTCTTGAGGACTGGGGAAAGGGGCATCTTTATACATAAATACATAAGTAGCTACGAACTGCTGAAATGCAACCCTATAAGCGCTCGCAGAGAGTCGGCGACCTCCTCAGGGAGGAGATAGCCGAGATCATCATGAAGAAGGTGAAG encodes the following:
- the infB gene encoding translation initiation factor IF-2 translates to MSKVRIYELAKKLGVNNKDVITALSQLGITGKTHSSSIDDETAGKVTRICKGTEEPAAAPLEAEAKAVPSEGVRKEVSPEEPSEEPAEEPSPAPETEQVPFPEKEAGGKESAAVVEETEIEVPDRFKKEIETEKVEKFKAKPAMQRAFQTVRKIEPKKWHEVKGFRKTGKERGPVKVQEKFQPQITAPRKKQLKIQEGTTVKEFAELISVKLAEVIKKFMELGYMPTINQPVDIDAALLVAEGFGVKLEVASMAEEVPLEEEVEDEALLRPRPPVVTIMGHVDHGKTSLLDAIRQTKVTETEAGGITQHIGAYKVTLKGKEIVFLDTPGHEAFTALRARGAKVTDVVVLVVAADDGVKPQTVEAIDHAKAANVPIVVAINKIDKPEANLERVRNELAEHGIVSEAWGGQNIFVEVSAKKRIGIEHLLEMILLQAEIMELKANPERMAKGTIIEARLDRGRGPVATVLVQTGTLQVGEAFLAGTNVGKVRALIDDTGKRIHEAHPSTPVEVIGFSDVPTAGDTFFAVEDEKKARQIAMVRHQKQRLAEIAKQKKLTLDDLYSKIKEGEIKDLNIIIKGDVQGSIEALKDAFEHIVHAEVKVRVIHASVGAINESDVMLAAASNAIIMGFNVRPEPKAYQLAEREGVDMRHYNIIYVAIEDVKKALEGLLEPTLKEKILGRAEVRETFQVSRLGTIAGCYVLDGTISRASDGIRIIRDNIVIYGGKISSLKRFKEDVRDVQTGYECGIMIENYNDLKVGDILENYVIEKIAGKL